The sequence atgAGGccaaattacaaaacaaaacaggccaATATTATGTGTAACCGGTGTATATTGTCTCGATTTCTTAAGGTAATATCATTTATTGTGCTATTTTTAAAGGCCTCTCAACCTTTATTCTTTAGCTAAATTATAAAAGGTCCGCTGTTTATTCCATCTGTGGATAGACATCAAACCCTGAGCTCCAGACTCCTTCCCTTCCTTCTGTTCCACTGTGAGAGAGAAGCGTGTCTGAGCTTGGAGAAGGCTAATATGTCCATCCTTTGACCTTTCTAAATAATCAGCCTCAAGCTGAAAAGAGACGTCCTGCCAGGTTCCCTGGAAAAGGTCCATCATGTCCTCCACCAGCTCAGGAGTGTAGCCTTGGAGAAGAACAGTCTGGGGCCAACTTGGAGCTATGGTCACATATGGAAAGTTCTGGTTAATGGAGCTCAGAAACTCCAGGCCAGGGATGTAGCCTTGGACATTAAAGGATCTGTGCGCCACTTCCATGTTTATCCAGGTCGGATGGTACAGCATGCCACTATCATAAGCCTCACGAAGAATCTGCAGAGATACAGTCAGAAGATTTTGGGACTTCACCCTCAGGTAGATGCCCCATGGCTTCTTTGAGGACAAAATCAGATCAAGACACTCCTTGAGAGGAAACTCTGCCTGGAAGTCTTCAACAACTGGAATCTTCTGCTTTCCTGATCCAGATATTACAGGGATCACAAGCATCCCACCAGGCTTGTCTACGAGGAAAGGAACCACAGGGTGTAAAATTAATCCTCTATAACCATCTCCTTCAGTTATTAACCATTAATCTTAAAACCAACTGTTTTTTAATCTCTAAGAAATATTCAGTGACTACAACGTATTCAAGAATTGCAACAAATTATTCATTAtctactatgaattattcagtatccactataaatatatataaaatactaaGAATAATTTTGTATCTTCACAGAATTATTCAACATCATCTATGTTTTACTGTATTattcgtttattcattcattcgttgtccgtaactgcttatccagttcagggcagtggcaaatccagagcttacctggaatcactgggcgcaaggtggttAAACACCCTGGATGAGGCATGgattatatgtttataaatgcatataatttctattaaaggaacacaagaTAAGCTTGGGCATGTTTTCCCCCGGGCTCCCCCTGCAGGTGCAGTTACAGCACAGTCCTGAACTCCAGGACAGGGAGCGTGCTTTCCTATTCTCATCCAGAATTTACATGgagcagtttctacagtgctgagcccggagtagcaatgacagacgCTCTATTTTCCGTATTACAACTTAGTGGACcatcacaattatttaattttatggtaaaaaaaacGTGTTGCTTTCATATTGTgcgttatttattaatttaaatcatTACATTACAAAATGCTCATACCTTTGAGTATAGACTTCAGAGAATCTTTGTCAGTCACTGTCTCCCACAAGATGTTTAGGCCATCATTGTTCTCAGGCTTAAAATAGTCGAATATGTCCCCACCCGAGTAGAACTTTCGGGGTCTGTCTCTGTGCCCTGGACCGTGTAGAACATcagatatattaataaatatgtaaaaatgctTCTGATAAATTATTATGGCTTTTAACTTTGAGTTTATAAGTATCTCCCCATTATGAGCCTGGTCTTGGTGATGTTACAAAGATGGCTGCTCGTTAAGGACTTTCTGAAGTTACTCACTTGCAGCTTCTTTGAATTGGGAGAGCACAGGCTCATAGATGTCGTAATAGATTCGCTGAGGGTTGCTGTTGTCTCTGATGAAGAGGAGGTCATTCAGAGTGGGGTTCTCCTTTCCCTGCCACAAGGTTAAACTGAACCTGGAACATACCAAGTTAAACTAAACAAGGACATGCCCTTTTTCTCTTTTGATCAAATGATGCAGCAAGATGTAACCTCAAAACACCTCTGCGTGATATTTCATTGTgctatgtgtgtatgttgcaaATATGAATTTTGTGAAGGTGGACGGGAGTCTTCAAAGTGGTAAAATACCTGGAGGACTGTCTGAGGAGCCAGCTGAGATGTGGCCATCCATTCCTGACCATGACTGCCAGAACAGGGAAGGTGATTTTCTGAGGAAGGTGTTTGATGACATTGTACATCTTCTCCACCATGGCCTGGGAGTAGGTCACATTGGGGAACTGGGGAACATAGAGAACCTTCCAGCCAGGAGAGATGGTCACATCTGGGAATTTAGTCTCAATGAGGTCTAGAAACCTGGTGGGTTTGAGGAACAAGTGACTATTAATCTGAAGACTATTAACGCcttttttacagtttatttttacCCAATTTTCTTCATAATTTAGTAAATGCCAATTTCACACAATAGCTAGACCTCCCCTAATCACAAATTGCtaccatgtttaaaatgtaatgataaaGTGActatacttttttaaaaaaggaggACAGTGGGAGGTCCTGGGTGGCCATTGTTAGGATGTTGTGGCTGGGGCTTCAACTATGCCTATGTTGTAGGACTGGGCTGGGCAACAACCAAAGACAAAATGTTTAACATCTTTTACATAGCatgatgtttattttcatgtgaatataaaaatatcaaaaaggtcaGGTAATGTCGAActgatttgtgtttatttacattcatgcTGAGGTGTTTTAGTCAGTCATTTGTCATGGGAAACAGTTTGGCTGATGTAGATGTACATCAATGGCTGATGCAGATGCAGGTTGTAGACTAATAGTAGTGGTGAGAGATGTTTAAAGCTGTATAAATCCAAATACAGAATGTCTGTCAAATATAGGAGCAAAGGCTGACGTGAAATCAATGTGAAATCCTGGACACAATTTCGATCTCCCAGCTGTATGTTTATTTCACATtccaaaaagaggacatgtctgggaaAAAAGGACATATGGTCACCCTAATAATGCAGCAGATACTTCCTCCAAGATGCATaaagctccactgctccacctttTGAACTGCTGCTAATACAATGCCACTAGtgttcaacacacttggagaagaacactaatTGTCCAGTTCTGTTGTCTAACTAATTGTAATTCATATGAAATTCTTATTAATGTAGCTCTCACCGAGTGGCATTGATCACAGGCCAGAAATTGGGAACATTGGGGCCGGGGAGAATATCAGCATTGATCCACACAGGACGATGGATTCCTGTTTGATTCTTGATGCGCAGAAGATCAAGTGAGGGCTCGACGGCTTGGAGacttttaaagtccagtttgaTTCCTATTCAGAGTATAAACAAGTTattgaaatgacaaaaatacaaTTTAACAAATCACACCTGtgtattacaattatttttttccaccttTCTTAGATTTGAGCACAGTATCCAGCCACTCTTCCAGCGTGTTGTCGCTGTAGACGTCTGGGGGATGAGCCATGATGGGAAGGTTGGTTTCGTTGACAGTGTTATGGCCTTCCACGTTTACATCTGCCTCCAGAATCATGACTCCACCTGATTTGATTCGCATGAGGAATATGTTGGCTTTATATGAAGTGATATTGCATTTGAGTTGATCATAACATCTGTTTATTCAGTGTCTTGAGATTATTTTTTGACACTGATAAGAAACAGCAATTAAATAATGTTAGCATTAAATGTCTTTGTAATTACATAACATTGAAGGATAAGGCTTGAAAACTTAGTCTAAAACGACagttcaggaaaaaaaattggGCAATTACTTTCCAGGGCTTTGTTCATCTCAGCTTTGCTGTTTGCAGCATGATACCAAGTGGCATAGAGTCCATCCTTCTCCTGAATCTCTCCATTTTGGATGAGAAATTCCAGCATATCTCCATCTGTAGGGAACGGCATCATGGTCTCTGAGGTTCCTGAGGACATTGTCAGCCAAATACACATTATAAATTCTGTATACACTACAAATCTTTTGAGGTAATGTCATTGGCTGGCATTTTCTTTAATCAGCAACACTGTAAgaaccatctttttttttttttaagtatacattacattttttaactttTGATACTTTTTGTTATGGGGGAAAAAAGAGGGGATATTCTGTCCAAAGACAAtcattctatatagaaccacaAACTGTCAAAGAACCATTTACAGGCTTAAAAACTCTTTGCCtagtgaaggggttcttcacatgtatgaaaaaatatattgcatATGGTTCTAAATTGACTGATTTTGAAAAATTTTCACATAACACATACATTTCTAATAGTTTTCATGTCAAGCAACAGCAGAACCCTTTTTTGATGTTATATAGAATTTTTTCCAAAACGTTTCCTCATGCAAATAATATTTGAGTTCATGGTTCTGTATAAAACTGTGCTTACAGAAGAACACTTGAAAAGCCATCTTTTGTTAGTGTGTACAATATATACACTACTAGAATCACTTCTCATATTAATAAgcactttattttaaagaatatttaaataaatacagttacCTGTATCCGAGTTCTTGGTCAGCAGTACAGAGGTCACAGTGATGATGATCAGCAGCAGAATTAAACCAACTCCAACACACAACATGGTGAACTGCTCCTTGGTGAAAACTCCCAGGACACTCTTCACATTCTTCTCTTCATCTTGTTCCTCGTCCACTCCTTTTTCCTCCCTACCTTCCattttactaaattttctttGTTGTATAATTTTTCCCAGTGTAGAAGGTGGATCAGAGTAAAGCTCTGTCCtttctcagtgtgagtgtgtttttatggGTGTTTGGGACACACTTGACCATTTAGAGTGTTGCTAAATCTTATCACTGAACCATAAAGAGAAGTGACTCTGTTATCTAACTTCAGTAAATGATTCTTGGCCTTTGTATTTAACAGAAACTGCTAGGTCTGGGCTGGTGATTTTCTTTGATTAACTATGTAGAAAATAaccgtttatttatttaaatatggtaTTTAACTCTATTTATTGTATTAAAGAAAGGAActgaacatttttaacaaattttAACTTCCAGGCATTTGTTTTTGCTTAGCTTTGCATGATAACTTCtctgaagtcatttttgacaGACACATTAAGACACCAGCCCTTTTTTTTGATGTATGAAAGCTGAGATACAACTTTGCTTAGGGACATCTTGAGACTTTTTGAAGCTGTTTTGCTCTCAAACTGTGGTCTGAGAATGTCCTGAAATGTACATTGTATGTTGTTATCTGCAACAAACATGTTCAACCAGCTCAGGTCAACAGACGCACTTCTACAGCAATCACACCTGTGTTAGGTAGGACAAAGATGTAATTagttaaaaataacattattaaatttgttattaaaattaaacTACACATTTTGTTTAACAGTCAACACAGGTgattaatcattaataatgtCACTTAAAAACATGCCAAAGTTTAACATTGTTTATATCATACATGCAGTACACTACACAAGTGCAGGGGGCAATATGTCAGCTTTATATTCGTTGGAATTACAGATTGCAGAAATAATGCTTAGACAAAAACAGTGCTTGAACCCATTTTATAGAATGTCAGCATAATTCATGAGCATATCACTGAGGAAGACCAggcaaaaacaaagacaagtcATGTGATATATCACTATGCACTGCAACCTCATGTGGCAGTCACTTAAAGAATAAAAGCAAATGTTAGCAGTCATGCTATCTGATCTTCTTTTCGAGTGCAGTCTGAGGCCGGTTGGAGGTTTTCTCTGGGATAATCAGTCTAATCCTCCTTTTTGGGGAGCCATCATCTGAGGACAGATACTCCTGGACAACAGGGGGGGCTGTAGAGGTTGGAGTTTCAGGATATTCTCCCGTTTCTTGTGTAACAGTAGGGTCTTCCTGTGGACCACTGATGTCTTCCAGTGTGGTAACTGCTGCTGAAAGATCTAAACTGTGTGTTAAAGGGACAGCAGAGTTTTGCAAGATCTGATTTTCAGAGGTGGTGGCATTAGTATCAAGACTCAAGAGGTTACTACCAGCCTGGATCTGTCCATCAGATTGAAGATCGGTGGAAATTACTTTATTGACATCTGTATTATCCTCATTAGGTCCCGGTTTGATTTTAGATGAAGTGTTATCATTGTCTTCTT is a genomic window of Hoplias malabaricus isolate fHopMal1 chromosome X1, fHopMal1.hap1, whole genome shotgun sequence containing:
- the LOC136676093 gene encoding protein FAM151A-like; amino-acid sequence: MEGREEKGVDEEQDEEKNVKSVLGVFTKEQFTMLCVGVGLILLLIIITVTSVLLTKNSDTGTSETMMPFPTDGDMLEFLIQNGEIQEKDGLYATWYHAANSKAEMNKALESGVMILEADVNVEGHNTVNETNLPIMAHPPDVYSDNTLEEWLDTVLKSKKGIKLDFKSLQAVEPSLDLLRIKNQTGIHRPVWINADILPGPNVPNFWPVINATRFLDLIETKFPDVTISPGWKVLYVPQFPNVTYSQAMVEKMYNVIKHLPQKITFPVLAVMVRNGWPHLSWLLRQSSRFSLTLWQGKENPTLNDLLFIRDNSNPQRIYYDIYEPVLSQFKEAARHRDRPRKFYSGGDIFDYFKPENNDGLNILWETVTDKDSLKSILKDKPGGMLVIPVISGSGKQKIPVVEDFQAEFPLKECLDLILSSKKPWGIYLRVKSQNLLTVSLQILREAYDSGMLYHPTWINMEVAHRSFNVQGYIPGLEFLSSINQNFPYVTIAPSWPQTVLLQGYTPELVEDMMDLFQGTWQDVSFQLEADYLERSKDGHISLLQAQTRFSLTVEQKEGKESGAQGLMSIHRWNKQRTFYNLAKE